The Streptomyces taklimakanensis nucleotide sequence GGCACCGTCCGCGTGGGGATCGCGGGCGAGGTGCCCTACGGCTACATCAACAAGCAGGGCGAGTTGACCGGTGAGGCTCCGGAGATCGCGAAGGTCATCTTCAAGCGGCTGGGGGTGGAGAACGTCGTCCCGGTGCCGACCGAGTTCGGCTCGCTGATCCCGGGACTGCGCTCGCAGCAGTTCGATGTGGTCTCCGCGGGCATGTACATCACACCGGAGCGGTGCGAGCAGGTGATCTTCTCGGATCCCGAATACGTCATGCTCGACGCCTTCATCGTCCGCAAGGGCAATCCGAAGGGCCTGTACACCTACCAGGACATCGTCGAGAAGAACGCCAGAATGGCGAGCGGCACCGCGTACGCCGAGATCGACTACGCGGTGGCCAACGGCGTCCCGCGCGACGACATCCTCATCCTCCCCGACCAGGTCGCCGGTCTGGCGGCCGTCGAGCAGGGCCGCGTGGACGTGTTCGCCGGCACCTCCCTGACCGTCCGCCAGGTGGTCGAGGGCAGCAACCGGGCCGAGGCCACCGAGCCCTTCCAGCCCGTCGTGGACGGCGAGCCCGCGGTCGGCGCGGGCGGCTTCGCCTTCCGGCCCACCTCCACGGACCTGCGCGACGCCTTCAACCGGGAGCTGCGCAAGCTCAAGCAGAGCGGTGAGCTGCTGGAGATCGTCAAGCCCTTCGGTTTCACCGAGGACGAGATGACCGACCTGACCGCGAAGGAGCTGTGCGCCTCATGACCTGGGCCCTGTGGGAGTCCTACATGCTGCCCGGCATCTGGATCACCATCCAGGTGACGGTCTACGGCGCGGCGCTGGCCGCCGCCGTCTCCTTCGCCGTCGGCATCATGCGGAGCTCGGACCTGTGGATCGTGCGCTTCCTGTCGGGTGCCTACTTCGAGATCTTCCGCGGCGCGTCGGCGCTGGTCTTCATGTTCTGGTTGTTCTTCGCGCTGCCGATCGCCTTCGGCTGGCAGCTCGTCCCCATGTGGGCGGGTGTGCTGGCGCTGGGTCTGACCTACGGGGCGTACGGCTCGGAGGTCGTGCGCGGGGCGCTGGCGGCGGTCTCCCCCGCCCAGCGCGAGGCCGGCATCGCCCTGAGCTTCACCCGCTGGCAGCGGCTGCGGCGCATCGAGCTGCCGCAGGCGTGGCCGGAGATGGTCCCGCCCTTCAACAACCTCTCCATCGAGCTGCTGAAGGGCACCGCGCTGGTCTCGGTGATCAGCGTCGCCGACATGACCTTCGCGGCCAACCTCATCCGGTTCACCACCAATGAGAGCGCCCCGATCTACACGCTCCTGCTGCTGATGTACTTCGTGCTCGCCTTCGTCATCACCCGCGGCAT carries:
- the ehuB gene encoding ectoine/hydroxyectoine ABC transporter substrate-binding protein EhuB, which encodes MAPPQRNEREKTDIHESPSNRNRSFGGISRRSLLAGLGAVGAAGVMGAAAGCSRVPEVGEGHESLLKRLRGQGTVRVGIAGEVPYGYINKQGELTGEAPEIAKVIFKRLGVENVVPVPTEFGSLIPGLRSQQFDVVSAGMYITPERCEQVIFSDPEYVMLDAFIVRKGNPKGLYTYQDIVEKNARMASGTAYAEIDYAVANGVPRDDILILPDQVAGLAAVEQGRVDVFAGTSLTVRQVVEGSNRAEATEPFQPVVDGEPAVGAGGFAFRPTSTDLRDAFNRELRKLKQSGELLEIVKPFGFTEDEMTDLTAKELCAS
- the ehuC gene encoding ectoine/hydroxyectoine ABC transporter permease subunit EhuC translates to MTWALWESYMLPGIWITIQVTVYGAALAAAVSFAVGIMRSSDLWIVRFLSGAYFEIFRGASALVFMFWLFFALPIAFGWQLVPMWAGVLALGLTYGAYGSEVVRGALAAVSPAQREAGIALSFTRWQRLRRIELPQAWPEMVPPFNNLSIELLKGTALVSVISVADMTFAANLIRFTTNESAPIYTLLLLMYFVLAFVITRGMRLLERKAKAGIGQAPPRGGLLGGLRARTTTADPVTGTATITGGDK